Proteins from a single region of Sesamum indicum cultivar Zhongzhi No. 13 linkage group LG5, S_indicum_v1.0, whole genome shotgun sequence:
- the LOC105162033 gene encoding profilin-3 yields MSWQTYVDEHLMCDIDGQAGLRLSASAILGHDGVVWAQSSSFPQFKPDEINGILTDFNEPGHLAPTGLFLGGTKYMVIQGEPGAVIRGKKGSGGITIKKTGQALVFGLYEEPVTPGQCNMVVERLADYLIDQGL; encoded by the exons atGTCGTGGCAAACATATGTTGATGAACACTTGATGTGTGACATCGATGGGCAGGCGGGCCTCCGCCTTTCCGCCTCCGCCATCCTTGGTCACGATGGCGTTGTCTGGGCTCAGAGCTCCTCCTTCCCTCAg TTCAAGCCAGATGAGATCAACGGCATTCTGACTGATTTCAACGAACCAGGTCATCTCGCCCCAACTGGTCTCTTCCTTGGAGGAACTAAGTACATGGTGATTCAAGGAGAGCCTGGAGCAGTCATTCGTGGCAAAAAG GGATCTGGAGGCATAACTATTAAGAAGACAGGTCAAGCACTAGTCTTTGGTCTATATGAGGAGCCTGTGACACCAGGACAATGCAACATGGTTGTTGAGAGGTTGGCAGATTATCTCATTGATCAGGGCCTCTAG